Proteins encoded within one genomic window of Marasmius oreades isolate 03SP1 chromosome 4, whole genome shotgun sequence:
- a CDS encoding uncharacterized protein (BUSCO:EOG09261ZPW), whose translation MSSTEVDKFLAGTAPVKAEFVFCRFRLSITIHIRKHRFLVLTSAPAPPPDDDAAEGVTSTKDTVSGQQDEEGGSGKQNAMSNRAKKRAERKEKRGANKGRKFNKIKDDLDVCWKTANGQLCEFGNECRYNHDIPAYLAAKPKDLRIPLISELLDEPKPESENGVVRLTSSSTGRPVVCPVFEEHGECRYGYKCRYLSAHIKRSDSDGETPEIAVDEEKKARLAISATEVNYVRPETQKLLRTKKFPFLVWEAYQKETQAAEKKAEEEEKARKEQKRREEDVAMETGDEQDKTVMEGQADVENMVKKRTGADLAEQDSQTNAPDAKVRFSEKKRLDWKGKSYLAPLTTVGNLPFRRLCVEFGADITCGEMGLATSFLSGSKEEWSLVRRHPSEKIYGVQVAGNKPNTLVPTAEVLAKECAGNIDFVDVNCGCPIDLVFKTGSGSALLDAPAKLGRIVVGMNKALGEIPVTVKLRTGVKDGRNNAHKLMPRLVTEWGAGALTLHGRTRQQRYTKLADWSYIKQCVEAVRACEAEAEDFPPVPLYGGGDCFSSQDYWSCIEQSGVDGVMVGRGALIKPWIFTEIKERREWDISARERLEGIRKLAEYGICHFGTDTAGINTTRRYLCEALSFQYRYVPIGLLERLPGRINDRAPAFRGRDELETLLASPDSRDWVKISEMFLGPAPDAWSFTPKHKSNAYEAQG comes from the exons ATGTCCTCAACTGAGGTGGACAAATTCTTAGCTGGGACCGCTCCAGTGAAAGCCGAGTTCGTCTTTTGCCGATTCAGGCTCTCAATCACTATTCACATAAGAAAACACAGATTTCTCGTGCTAACATCCGCGCCTGCACCACCCCCAGATGATGATGCAGCCGAAGGAGTAACAAGTACTAAGGATACCGTATCTGGGCAgcaagatgaagaaggcgGTTCTGGAAAACAAAATGCCATGTCGAATAGGGCCAAAAAACGCGCCGAACGAAAGGAGAAGCGCGGTGCAAATAAAGGTCGAAAGTTCAACAAGATAAAAGACGACCTGGACGTTTGTTGGAAGACAGCAAATGGGCAATTGTGTGAGTTTGGGAACGA ATGCCGGTATAACCACGATATTCCAGCTTATCTCGCCGCAAAGCCCAAAGATCTACGAATTCCGCTTATCTCTGAACTTCTCGACGAGCCGAAACCAGAGTCGGAGAATGGCGTTGTTAGATTGACATCCTCATCGACAGGTAGACCGGTCGTCTGTCCTGTGTTTGAAGAGCATGGGGAGTGTCG TTATGGATACAAATGTCGATATCTCAGCGCACATATCAAACGAAGCGACTCGGATGGTGAAACACCAGAAATAGCTGTAGATGAGGAGAAAAAAGCTCGACTCGCAATTAGTGCCACAGAGGTCAATTATGTCCGTCCGGAGACACAGAAACTCTTGAGGACTAAAAAA TTCCCTTTCCTGGTCTGGGAAGCGTATCAGAAAGAGACACAGGCGGCTGAGAAGaaggcagaagaagaagagaaggcGCGAAAAGAACAGAAACGACGAGAAGAGGATGTTGCGATGGAGACCGGAGATGAGCAAGATAAAACAGTGATGGAGGGTCAAGCGGATGTTGAAAATATGGTGAAAAAACGCACTGGCGCTGACTTGGCTGAGCAAGATTCACAAACAAATGCTCCAGACGcgaaagttagattttctGAAAAGAAACGCCTTGACTGGAAGGGGAAAAGCT ACTTGGCCCCACTCACCACTGTCGGAAACCTA CCTTTCCGTCGTTTATGTGTCGAGTTTGGCGCAGATATCACCTGTGGAGAAA TGGGCCTAGCAACCTCTTTCCTGTCAGGTTCAAAGGAGGAATGGTCTCTAGTCAGGCGTCACCCTTCCGAAAAAATTTACGGTGTTCAAGTTGCTGGAAATAAACCGAATACTCTTGTTCCGACGGCGGAGGTACTAGCGAAAGAATGTGCTGGTAACATCGATTTTGTCGACGTGAACTGCGGTTGTCCCATCGATTTAGTATTTAAAACTGGTAGTGGATCAGCTT TGCTGGACGCGCCGGCTAAGCTCGGGAGGATTGTAGTCGGGATGAACAAAGCACTTGGGGAAATTCCTGTGACTGTTAAACTACGAACGGGAGTAAAAGACGGACGGAACAATGCACACAAGCTTATGCCTAGATTGGTGACGGAATGGGGGGCGGGCGCGCTGACG CTTCATGGACGTACACGTCAACAACGCTACACAAAATTGGCAGATTGGAGCTATATCAAACAATGCGTGGAAGCCGTGAGGGCCTGTGAGGCGGAGGCGGAGGATT TTCCCCCTGTTCCGCTTTACGGCGGAGGCGATTGCTTTTCCTCACAAGATTACTGGTCTTGCATTGAACAGAGCGGCGTGGATGGTGTGATGGTCGGTCGAGGGGCTTTGATTAAGCCGTGGATCTTCACAGAAATCAAAGAACGGAGAGAATGGGATATTAGTGCTCGGGAGAGGCTAGAGGGCATCCGAAAG CTCGCTGAATATGGGATTTG TCACTTTGGGACAGATACTGCCGGTATTAACACGACGAGGCGATACTTGTGCGAAGCATTGTCTTTCCAATATCGTTATGTGCCCATCGGTTTACTGGAGCGGCTTCCTGGACGTATAAACGACCGGGCTCCGGCATTCAGAGGTAGAGACGAGCTGG AAACATTACTCGCGAGCCCCGACAGCAGAGACTGGGTTAAGATTTCGGAGATGTTCTTGGGACCTGCACCTGACGCGTGGTCGTTCACTCCAAAGCACAAGAGTAACGCCTATGAGGCCCAGGGATAG